Proteins from a single region of Amorphus orientalis:
- a CDS encoding 2-hydroxyacid dehydrogenase, which yields MPKTSQSLHPLLVLHPIQPAYLRLFEEAGFDPIPGWERSDFEAANRRVADDLRFVLTSGSRGLSAAEMELYPKLEMICALGAGYENIDRAAARGRGVVVTFSPGANAPQVADHAIALILAMLHDIPAADRAARTGAWKTYRNSRLHPTLSGRRLGILGFGRIGRETAGRAAGGFATPIAYSARTRRDDVDHTYFADPRALAEWAEIVVVATPGGPETRHLVDAEFLSALGPDGYLVNVSRGSVVDTAALIDALRRKTIAGAALDVVDGEPEVPAELADLPNILLTPHIAGHSPEAVTATIRLVIDNLAAHLEGRPVPTAVPID from the coding sequence ATGCCCAAGACCAGCCAGTCCCTGCACCCTCTGCTCGTTCTCCATCCGATCCAGCCGGCCTATCTGCGTCTGTTCGAAGAGGCCGGATTCGATCCGATCCCGGGCTGGGAACGGTCGGATTTCGAGGCTGCCAACCGCAGGGTGGCAGACGACCTCCGCTTTGTCCTGACCAGCGGTTCGCGCGGGTTGTCGGCGGCTGAAATGGAGCTCTATCCGAAGCTTGAGATGATCTGCGCGCTTGGCGCCGGCTACGAGAACATCGACCGTGCTGCGGCACGCGGCCGGGGGGTTGTCGTCACCTTCAGTCCCGGCGCCAACGCGCCCCAGGTTGCCGACCATGCGATCGCGCTGATCCTTGCCATGCTTCACGACATCCCGGCCGCCGACCGCGCCGCGCGCACCGGTGCCTGGAAAACCTATCGAAACAGCCGGCTGCACCCGACCCTGTCCGGACGGCGTCTGGGTATCCTCGGGTTCGGGCGTATCGGCCGCGAGACGGCCGGCCGCGCGGCGGGCGGGTTCGCGACACCCATAGCCTACAGCGCCCGGACACGCCGCGACGACGTCGACCACACCTATTTCGCGGATCCGCGGGCGCTCGCGGAGTGGGCCGAGATCGTCGTGGTCGCCACGCCCGGCGGCCCGGAAACCCGCCATCTCGTCGACGCGGAGTTCCTTTCGGCCCTCGGACCCGACGGATATCTGGTCAATGTCTCGCGCGGCAGCGTGGTCGACACGGCTGCGCTGATCGACGCCTTGAGGAGAAAGACCATCGCGGGCGCTGCTCTCGATGTCGTCGACGGAGAGCCGGAAGTCCCTGCCGAGCTGGCGGACCTTCCGAACATCCTGCTCACCCCGCACATCGCCGGCCATTCCCCGGAGGCAGTGACCGCGACGATCCGGCTCGTCATCGACAATCTGGCGGCGCATCTGGAAGGGCGGCCGGTGCCGACCGCGGTGCCGATCGACTAG
- a CDS encoding NAD(P)/FAD-dependent oxidoreductase, translating to MDDVECVVIGAGVIGLAVARELAESGRETIVLEAEGGIGTGISSRNSEVIHAGIYYPAGSRKAAFCVRGRRMLYAYCEARGVPHRQTGKLIVATEPDQIPVLEATLEKARANGVEGMRLLSKREVEALEPECRAEAALQSDTTGILDAHAFMLALQGDAEAAGAAIAFQAPLERGEAGSDGIVIEAGGTRLRAKTVVNCAGLHATEVASRIDGVAPSSIPPLHYAKGNYVSLAGRAPFSRLIYPVPEPGGLGVHLTLDLGGQARFGPDVEWVDDLDYEVSTDRLDAFVEAIRRYWPDVPIDKLHPSYSGIRPKIGPDPAAFHDFVIQDADAHGVPGLINLYGIESPGLTSSLAIAEHVLELVDARG from the coding sequence ATGGACGACGTCGAGTGTGTCGTGATCGGGGCCGGCGTCATCGGGCTGGCAGTGGCGCGCGAGCTTGCCGAAAGCGGTCGCGAGACCATCGTGCTGGAGGCCGAGGGCGGAATCGGCACCGGCATTTCCAGCCGCAACAGCGAGGTCATCCATGCCGGGATCTACTATCCGGCGGGCTCGCGGAAGGCAGCGTTCTGCGTGCGCGGGCGGCGGATGCTCTACGCCTATTGCGAGGCGAGGGGGGTGCCGCACCGGCAGACCGGCAAGCTGATCGTCGCGACCGAACCGGACCAGATCCCGGTGCTGGAAGCCACACTTGAGAAGGCGCGGGCGAACGGCGTGGAAGGCATGCGGCTTCTGTCGAAGCGGGAGGTCGAAGCCCTGGAGCCCGAATGCCGGGCGGAGGCCGCGCTTCAATCGGACACGACCGGGATCCTCGACGCGCACGCCTTCATGTTGGCCCTTCAGGGCGACGCCGAGGCTGCTGGCGCCGCGATCGCGTTCCAGGCGCCGCTGGAGCGGGGCGAGGCCGGCTCGGACGGCATCGTGATCGAGGCCGGCGGGACGCGGCTTCGGGCGAAAACGGTGGTCAACTGCGCCGGGCTCCACGCGACCGAGGTCGCGTCGCGGATCGACGGCGTGGCGCCCTCATCGATCCCGCCGCTCCACTATGCCAAGGGCAACTATGTGTCGCTTGCCGGCCGCGCGCCGTTCTCCCGGCTGATCTATCCGGTTCCGGAGCCGGGTGGTCTCGGCGTGCATCTGACACTCGATCTCGGCGGGCAGGCACGGTTCGGACCGGACGTGGAATGGGTCGATGACCTCGACTACGAGGTGAGCACGGATCGGCTCGATGCCTTTGTCGAGGCGATCCGGCGTTACTGGCCGGACGTCCCGATCGACAAGCTGCATCCGTCCTATTCGGGTATCCGTCCGAAGATCGGCCCGGATCCGGCCGCGTTCCATGATTTCGTTATCCAGGACGCCGACGCCCACGGCGTGCCCGGCCTGATCAATCTCTACGGGATCGAATCGCCGGGCCTGACCTCGAGCCTGGCGATCGCGGAGCATGTCCTGGAGTTGGTCGACGCGAGGGGATAG
- a CDS encoding helix-turn-helix domain-containing protein: MTPEDFKNWRAHCGFKSQRIAAEALGLSVGTIENYEPGVRRDGNPAPIPYTVALACSALAMNLPPWPAKLGS; the protein is encoded by the coding sequence ATGACACCGGAAGACTTCAAGAACTGGCGCGCCCACTGCGGGTTCAAGTCCCAACGGATCGCTGCCGAGGCGCTCGGGCTTTCAGTCGGCACCATCGAGAACTATGAGCCCGGCGTTCGCCGCGACGGCAACCCGGCTCCAATCCCCTACACCGTTGCCCTCGCCTGCTCGGCCCTGGCGATGAACCTTCCGCCGTGGCCGGCGAAGCTCGGCTCCTGA
- the parE gene encoding DNA topoisomerase IV subunit B has translation MSNSDDLFAPAQPSSGKPASEPSRPAPRPQPSQRRTAAPMVQESDGGYSAADIEVLEGLEPVRRRPGMYIGGTDAKALHHLFAEVLDNSMDEAVAGHASRIEIYLDTDGSISVSDNGRGIPVDPHPRFPDRSALEVIMTTLHAGGKFGSKAYEASGGLHGVGVSVVNALSTRLDVEVARGRRLYKQSFERGLPVGQIEDCGEVMNRRGTTVRFWPDPEIFGTAIHFDAARVLRMARAKAYLFAGVEIRWACAPELARDDVPAEAVFRFPGGLSDYLEERLKGERRVVETVFSGRTGTSGKHGSVEWAVGFVLFDGFTQSYCNTVPTPEGGTHEQGLRAALLKGLKAHAERIGQKKAAQVTGDDLMGLVAGMLSVFVREPEFVGQTKDKLASNEAVKIVEQAVRDAFDHFLAEDPGRASQILEAAIDRADERLKRKQERDVQRRSATRKLRLPGKLADCTANQAEGTEIFIVEGDSAGGSAKQARARATQAVLPLRGKILNVASAGRDKLAQNQQLADLMLALGCSTRSAFRLEDLRYERIIIMTDADVDGAHIASLLITFFYRETPGLVRSGRLYLAAPPLYRMTQGSKTLYARDDAHREELLRTEFDANKKIETGRFKGLGEMLPGQLKETTMDPKTRTLLRVVVAEEADETSETVDRLMGNKAEARFAFIQEHAAFADLEALDV, from the coding sequence ATGTCGAACAGCGACGACCTGTTTGCTCCTGCCCAGCCCTCCAGCGGCAAGCCGGCATCCGAGCCGAGCCGTCCGGCACCGCGGCCCCAGCCGTCCCAGCGCCGGACCGCGGCGCCGATGGTGCAGGAAAGCGACGGCGGCTACTCGGCGGCCGACATCGAGGTCCTGGAAGGCCTGGAACCGGTCCGGCGCCGGCCTGGCATGTATATCGGCGGCACCGACGCCAAGGCCCTCCATCACCTCTTCGCCGAGGTGCTCGACAACTCCATGGACGAGGCGGTCGCCGGCCATGCCAGCCGGATCGAGATCTATCTCGACACCGACGGCAGCATCTCCGTCTCCGACAACGGCCGCGGCATTCCGGTCGATCCGCATCCGCGCTTTCCCGACCGCTCGGCGCTCGAGGTCATCATGACCACGCTGCATGCTGGCGGAAAGTTCGGCTCCAAGGCCTACGAGGCATCGGGCGGACTTCACGGCGTCGGCGTGTCGGTGGTGAACGCCCTGTCGACACGGCTGGACGTGGAGGTCGCGCGCGGACGCCGGCTCTACAAGCAGAGCTTCGAACGCGGCCTGCCGGTCGGTCAGATCGAGGACTGCGGCGAGGTCATGAACCGGCGCGGCACCACCGTCCGCTTCTGGCCCGATCCGGAGATCTTCGGCACCGCCATTCATTTCGACGCCGCCCGCGTCCTGCGCATGGCGCGCGCCAAGGCCTATCTGTTCGCCGGTGTGGAGATCCGCTGGGCCTGCGCGCCGGAACTTGCCCGCGACGACGTTCCGGCCGAGGCCGTGTTCCGCTTTCCCGGCGGCCTGTCGGACTATCTGGAAGAGCGCCTCAAGGGCGAGCGCCGGGTCGTCGAGACCGTCTTCTCGGGCCGCACCGGCACCTCCGGCAAGCACGGTTCGGTGGAATGGGCGGTCGGCTTCGTGCTGTTCGACGGCTTCACCCAGTCCTACTGCAACACCGTGCCTACACCTGAGGGCGGCACCCACGAGCAGGGCCTGCGCGCTGCGCTTCTGAAGGGGCTCAAGGCCCACGCGGAGCGCATCGGCCAGAAGAAGGCGGCGCAGGTCACCGGCGACGACCTGATGGGCCTCGTCGCCGGCATGCTGTCGGTGTTCGTCCGCGAGCCGGAATTCGTCGGCCAGACCAAGGACAAGCTCGCCTCCAACGAGGCGGTGAAGATCGTCGAGCAGGCCGTCCGCGACGCCTTCGACCACTTTCTGGCCGAGGACCCCGGCCGGGCGAGCCAGATCCTGGAAGCCGCGATCGACCGGGCCGACGAGCGGCTGAAGCGCAAGCAGGAGCGCGACGTCCAGCGACGCAGCGCCACCCGCAAGCTGCGGCTGCCCGGCAAGCTGGCCGACTGCACCGCCAACCAGGCGGAAGGCACCGAGATCTTCATCGTGGAGGGCGATTCGGCCGGCGGTTCCGCCAAGCAGGCCCGCGCCCGCGCCACCCAGGCCGTGCTGCCCCTGCGCGGCAAGATCCTGAACGTCGCGAGTGCGGGACGCGACAAGCTCGCCCAGAATCAGCAGCTCGCCGACCTGATGCTGGCGCTCGGCTGCTCGACGCGGTCCGCGTTCCGGCTGGAAGACCTGCGCTACGAGCGGATCATCATCATGACGGACGCCGACGTGGACGGCGCCCACATCGCGTCCCTGCTGATCACCTTCTTCTACCGCGAGACCCCGGGGCTTGTGCGGTCCGGCCGGCTCTATCTGGCCGCCCCTCCCCTCTACCGGATGACCCAGGGCTCCAAGACGCTCTATGCCCGCGACGACGCCCACCGCGAGGAGTTGCTGCGCACCGAGTTCGACGCCAACAAGAAGATCGAGACGGGCCGCTTCAAGGGTCTCGGCGAGATGCTTCCCGGCCAGCTCAAGGAAACCACGATGGACCCGAAGACCCGCACGCTGCTGCGCGTCGTGGTCGCCGAGGAGGCCGACGAGACGTCGGAGACCGTCGACCGGCTGATGGGCAACAAGGCCGAGGCGCGCTTCGCTTTCATCCAGGAGCACGCAGCCTTCGCGGACCTCGAAGCGCTGGACGTCTGA
- a CDS encoding tetratricopeptide repeat protein — MRAFEVMARAFAAGAVITLCSTAAGAEEPAGPGTEDSTSLIDVFKDGVRAYYRGDKAAAVDKLSKAAESDHTMAQWKLGRMYADGDGVGEDDLKAFQYFSKVANAHVDELPNSPQAPFVADALIELGDYYVTGIQDSAVKPNVERARNLYTYAASYFGNAEAQYRLGRMYLESDIASRDPRLAARWLKLAAEKGNASAQALLGDLLFFGEDMPRRPVTGLMWLTVARQTATGSDSEWIRERQEKAFARAAEDERKRATQLADTWLTRNAKTN, encoded by the coding sequence ATGCGTGCCTTCGAGGTCATGGCTCGCGCGTTTGCCGCGGGCGCCGTCATAACGCTGTGTTCCACGGCCGCGGGTGCGGAAGAACCCGCCGGGCCCGGAACCGAGGACAGCACGTCGCTCATCGACGTGTTCAAGGACGGCGTGCGGGCCTACTATCGCGGCGACAAGGCCGCTGCCGTGGATAAACTTTCAAAGGCGGCCGAGAGCGACCACACCATGGCTCAGTGGAAGCTGGGCCGGATGTATGCCGACGGCGACGGGGTCGGCGAAGACGACCTCAAGGCGTTCCAGTATTTCAGCAAGGTCGCCAACGCCCACGTCGACGAGTTGCCGAATTCCCCGCAGGCGCCGTTCGTGGCCGACGCGCTTATCGAACTCGGCGACTACTACGTCACCGGCATCCAGGATTCCGCCGTCAAGCCGAACGTCGAACGCGCCCGCAATCTCTACACCTACGCCGCATCCTATTTCGGCAACGCCGAGGCCCAGTACCGTCTCGGCCGGATGTATCTGGAGAGCGACATTGCCAGCCGTGATCCGCGCCTTGCGGCGCGCTGGCTGAAGCTGGCGGCCGAGAAGGGCAATGCGAGCGCCCAGGCGCTGCTGGGCGACCTCCTGTTCTTCGGCGAGGACATGCCCCGGCGTCCGGTCACCGGGCTGATGTGGCTGACCGTCGCCCGCCAGACGGCGACCGGCTCCGACAGCGAGTGGATCCGGGAGCGTCAGGAAAAGGCGTTCGCGCGGGCCGCCGAGGACGAGCGCAAACGGGCGACCCAACTCGCCGACACCTGGCTCACGCGGAACGCCAAGACCAACTGA
- a CDS encoding GFA family protein, producing MSAPEETTVHSGGCFCGAVRYRLSHPLGDTAHCHCRMCQQAVGAPVVTWTSVPIGAFAWTAGHPGEHRSSERGLRSFCRECGTSLTFRLDGDTVIDVTVASLDDPEAAVPDRNIWTGSRLAWMHGFDRDLPDEMEENVKPT from the coding sequence ATGAGCGCACCCGAGGAGACTACGGTTCACAGCGGCGGCTGTTTCTGCGGCGCCGTGCGCTATCGTCTGAGCCACCCGCTCGGCGACACCGCCCACTGCCATTGCCGGATGTGTCAGCAGGCCGTCGGCGCCCCCGTCGTCACCTGGACCTCTGTTCCCATCGGCGCGTTTGCATGGACCGCAGGTCATCCGGGCGAACATCGCTCCAGCGAACGCGGCCTCCGGAGCTTCTGTCGGGAATGCGGGACGTCTCTCACCTTCCGTCTGGACGGAGATACGGTCATCGACGTGACGGTTGCGAGCCTGGACGACCCGGAAGCCGCGGTGCCCGATCGCAATATCTGGACCGGGTCGCGCCTTGCGTGGATGCACGGGTTCGACAGGGACCTGCCCGACGAAATGGAAGAAAACGTTAAGCCGACCTGA
- the xth gene encoding exodeoxyribonuclease III — protein MKIATWNINGVKARLDAATLWLEEASPDIACLQEIKSVDEAFPAEAFERLGYNVTTHGQKGFNGVAILSKRPLEDPVRGLDGAPDDVQARYLEGVVSTDEGVVRVASIYLPNGNPVESEKFAYKLAWAERLIARAGELLANEEPVVLAGDYNVIPEPIDAKKPEAWTNDALFQPESRAFYRRLQAMGYLDAVRATTDEAVYTFWDYQAGAWQKDNGIRIDHLLLSPQAADRLETVEIAKDVRGRDKPSDHVPVIATLAV, from the coding sequence GTGAAAATCGCGACCTGGAACATCAACGGCGTCAAGGCCCGCCTCGACGCGGCGACCCTCTGGCTCGAGGAAGCCTCTCCCGACATTGCCTGCCTGCAGGAGATCAAGTCGGTGGACGAGGCCTTTCCGGCCGAGGCCTTCGAGCGGCTGGGCTATAACGTCACCACCCACGGCCAGAAGGGCTTCAACGGCGTCGCGATCCTCTCAAAGCGCCCGCTGGAAGATCCGGTGCGCGGCCTGGATGGCGCACCTGACGACGTGCAGGCCCGCTATCTTGAGGGGGTCGTCTCCACCGACGAGGGCGTCGTCCGGGTGGCGAGCATCTATCTGCCGAACGGCAATCCCGTCGAAAGCGAGAAATTCGCCTACAAGCTCGCCTGGGCCGAGCGGTTGATCGCCCGGGCCGGCGAACTTCTGGCCAACGAGGAACCGGTGGTGCTGGCCGGCGACTACAACGTCATTCCCGAGCCGATCGACGCCAAGAAACCGGAGGCCTGGACCAACGACGCCCTGTTTCAGCCGGAAAGCCGGGCCTTCTATCGCCGGCTCCAGGCCATGGGCTATCTAGACGCCGTCCGCGCGACGACCGACGAGGCCGTCTATACCTTCTGGGATTATCAGGCCGGCGCCTGGCAGAAGGACAACGGCATCCGCATCGACCACCTTCTGCTGTCGCCGCAGGCCGCCGACAGGCTGGAGACGGTGGAGATCGCCAAGGATGTTCGCGGCCGGGACAAGCCCTCCGACCATGTCCCGGTCATCGCGACGCTGGCGGTGTGA
- the erpA gene encoding iron-sulfur cluster insertion protein ErpA, translated as METELQADVVVTDRAMKRVAKILAGEPAETALRVGVSGGGCSGFQYTYDLVREREPDDIVIERDGGVVLIDPVSLEYLSGSQIDFVDDLIGQSFQINNPNATASCGCGTSFSLF; from the coding sequence ATGGAAACCGAACTTCAGGCCGATGTGGTTGTGACCGACCGCGCGATGAAGCGGGTCGCAAAGATTCTGGCAGGCGAGCCCGCCGAGACCGCCCTGCGCGTCGGCGTGTCCGGCGGCGGCTGTTCGGGCTTTCAATATACCTACGATCTGGTGCGCGAGCGTGAGCCGGACGACATCGTGATCGAACGCGACGGCGGCGTCGTGCTGATCGATCCGGTGTCGCTGGAATATCTGTCCGGCTCCCAGATCGATTTCGTCGACGACCTGATCGGCCAGTCCTTCCAGATCAACAATCCGAACGCCACGGCCTCCTGCGGCTGCGGCACCAGCTTCTCGCTGTTCTGA
- a CDS encoding deoxyguanosinetriphosphate triphosphohydrolase, protein MSEDRAFDRPRAAYAADPDRSRGRRLPEPGSPTRSDFQRDRDRIVHSTAFRRLTHKTQVFVSLEGDHYRTRLTHSLEVAQIARSISRVLGLDEDLAESVALAHDFGHTPFGHEGEDVLDRCMADFGGFDHNAQSYRILTRLERRYAGFNGLNLTWETLEGLVKHNGPLADASGNGIGRYAGRVLPHAFRSDPDFLGLEPWTQPSLEAQVAAIADDIAYDAHDIDDGLRAGLIEIEDLRGVPLVGDFLREIEERYPGLERPRVVHEIGRRVLTRMIEDVIGETRRRIEADGVDSIDAVRACPRMLAAFSEPMEEAERAVKAFLMERVYRAPSVMAVRDRVGGIVADLFDVFLRRPETMPDQWRQDLDPADESQLPRRVCDYIAGMTDRFAFQEHRRLFDATPDLR, encoded by the coding sequence GTGAGCGAAGACAGAGCCTTCGACCGGCCGCGCGCCGCCTATGCGGCCGATCCGGACCGCTCGCGCGGCCGGCGTCTCCCCGAGCCGGGGAGCCCGACGAGGTCGGATTTTCAGCGCGATCGCGACCGCATCGTCCACTCCACGGCGTTTCGCCGGCTCACCCACAAGACCCAGGTCTTCGTGTCGCTGGAAGGCGACCATTACCGCACCCGCCTGACCCATTCCCTGGAGGTCGCCCAGATTGCCCGATCCATCTCAAGGGTGCTGGGGCTCGACGAGGATCTCGCGGAATCCGTCGCGCTCGCTCACGATTTCGGCCACACGCCTTTCGGGCACGAAGGCGAGGACGTGCTCGACCGGTGCATGGCCGACTTCGGGGGCTTCGACCACAACGCCCAGAGCTACCGGATCCTGACCCGGCTGGAGCGCCGCTACGCCGGCTTCAACGGGCTCAACCTGACCTGGGAGACGCTGGAAGGTCTGGTCAAGCACAACGGGCCGCTCGCCGACGCGAGCGGGAACGGGATCGGCCGCTATGCCGGGCGCGTGCTGCCCCACGCGTTCCGCTCCGATCCCGACTTCCTCGGGCTGGAGCCGTGGACCCAACCCTCCCTGGAGGCGCAGGTGGCGGCGATCGCGGACGACATCGCCTACGACGCCCACGATATCGACGACGGCCTGCGGGCCGGTCTCATCGAGATCGAAGACCTTCGCGGCGTGCCGCTGGTGGGCGATTTCCTGCGGGAGATCGAGGAACGCTATCCGGGTCTGGAGCGCCCCCGGGTGGTGCACGAGATCGGCCGGCGGGTTCTTACCCGGATGATCGAGGACGTCATCGGCGAAACGCGTCGGCGCATCGAGGCCGATGGGGTCGACAGCATCGATGCCGTACGTGCCTGTCCCCGAATGCTTGCGGCGTTCTCCGAACCGATGGAAGAGGCGGAGCGGGCGGTGAAGGCGTTCCTGATGGAGCGCGTCTACCGCGCTCCGTCGGTGATGGCGGTCCGTGACCGGGTGGGCGGCATCGTCGCCGATCTGTTCGATGTCTTCCTCAGGCGGCCGGAGACCATGCCGGACCAATGGCGCCAGGATCTGGACCCGGCCGACGAGAGCCAACTGCCTCGGCGCGTGTGCGATTACATCGCCGGCATGACCGACCGGTTCGCCTTCCAGGAGCACCGGCGTCTGTTTGACGCAACACCGGATTTGCGGTAG
- the argS gene encoding arginine--tRNA ligase, with translation MNLFNDFAVRVADILDRLGIVDDQGQPIPASRIVVEPPRDQSHGDLATNAALVLAKALGRKPRDLATEIAEQLAEDADVDAVEVAGPGFVNIRLAQSMWAHVLAGVLRDGTDYGRSDAGEGAPVNVEYVSANPTGPLHVGHCRGAVVGDVIANLLDFSGYAVTREYYVNDAGAQIDTLARSAFLRYREALGEEIGAIPEGLYPGDYLKEIGAALVEAHGDALLALDEADRLAVIRPFAVERMMAMIRDDLAALSIRHDVIFSERSLVSGDRDRVAEAMAALTERGLIYQGTLPPPKGQPIEDWEDREQTLFRSSQFGDDIDRPLLKSDGSYTYFASDIAYHYDKITRGFLDMIDVLGADHGGYVKRMKAAVTALTDGKGALSVELTQLVKLFRGGEPVRMSKRAGDFVTLRDVVDEVGADAVRFMMLFRKADAPLDFDFKTVTEQSRENPVFYVQYAHARCASVLRQAGEEVPDLAKAPEHLAEASLSRLDDPGELALIAKIAEWPRIALAAAEAREPHRVAFYLHDLASAFHGHWNRGKELPHLRFINADDPGSTQARLALVVATQTTLKAGLSVLGVTAPNEMR, from the coding sequence ATGAACCTCTTCAACGATTTCGCCGTCCGCGTCGCGGACATTCTCGACCGGCTCGGCATCGTCGACGATCAGGGCCAGCCGATCCCGGCCTCCCGCATCGTCGTCGAGCCGCCGCGCGATCAGAGCCATGGCGATCTCGCCACCAACGCGGCCCTGGTGCTGGCCAAGGCGCTGGGCCGCAAACCGCGCGATCTGGCGACCGAAATCGCCGAGCAACTGGCTGAAGACGCCGATGTCGATGCCGTCGAGGTGGCCGGTCCCGGCTTCGTGAACATCCGGCTTGCCCAGTCGATGTGGGCCCACGTCCTGGCCGGAGTGCTGCGCGACGGAACCGACTACGGCCGGTCCGACGCGGGCGAGGGGGCGCCCGTCAACGTCGAATACGTCTCGGCGAACCCGACCGGTCCGCTTCATGTCGGCCATTGCCGTGGCGCCGTGGTTGGGGACGTGATCGCCAATCTCCTTGATTTCAGCGGTTATGCCGTTACGCGCGAATACTACGTCAACGACGCCGGGGCCCAGATCGACACGCTCGCCCGCTCAGCCTTCCTGCGCTACCGGGAGGCGCTCGGCGAGGAGATCGGCGCGATCCCGGAGGGGCTCTATCCGGGCGACTATCTGAAGGAGATCGGCGCGGCGCTGGTCGAGGCCCATGGTGACGCGCTGCTGGCCCTGGACGAAGCCGACCGGCTCGCGGTCATCCGCCCGTTCGCCGTCGAGCGGATGATGGCGATGATCCGGGACGATCTCGCGGCGCTCTCGATCCGACACGATGTGATCTTCTCCGAGCGCTCGCTGGTTTCCGGCGACCGGGACCGGGTCGCCGAGGCCATGGCGGCGCTCACCGAGCGCGGCCTGATCTATCAGGGGACGCTGCCGCCGCCGAAGGGCCAGCCGATCGAGGACTGGGAAGACCGCGAGCAGACGCTGTTCCGCTCGTCGCAGTTCGGTGACGACATCGATCGTCCGCTGCTGAAGTCGGACGGCAGCTATACCTATTTCGCCTCCGACATCGCCTATCACTACGACAAGATCACGCGCGGCTTCCTGGACATGATCGACGTCCTGGGCGCCGACCACGGCGGCTACGTGAAGCGGATGAAGGCGGCCGTCACGGCCCTGACCGATGGCAAGGGCGCGCTGTCGGTGGAACTGACCCAGCTCGTGAAGCTGTTCCGGGGCGGCGAACCGGTGCGCATGTCGAAGCGGGCCGGCGATTTCGTTACGCTGCGCGACGTGGTGGACGAGGTCGGTGCCGACGCCGTCCGCTTCATGATGCTGTTCCGCAAGGCCGACGCGCCGCTCGATTTCGACTTCAAGACCGTGACCGAGCAGAGCCGCGAAAACCCGGTCTTCTACGTCCAGTACGCCCATGCGCGCTGTGCGTCCGTGCTCAGACAGGCGGGCGAGGAAGTGCCGGACCTAGCCAAGGCGCCGGAGCATCTCGCCGAAGCGTCGCTGAGCCGGCTCGACGATCCGGGCGAGCTCGCGCTGATCGCCAAGATTGCCGAGTGGCCGCGCATCGCGTTGGCTGCAGCCGAGGCGCGGGAGCCCCATCGGGTGGCGTTCTATCTCCACGATCTGGCCAGTGCCTTCCACGGCCATTGGAATCGCGGGAAGGAATTGCCACACTTACGCTTTATTAACGCTGACGATCCAGGCTCGACCCAGGCTCGGCTGGCACTTGTCGTTGCAACCCAGACGACCCTGAAGGCCGGATTGTCGGTGCTCGGCGTGACGGCACCGAACGAAATGCGCTGA